AATATCCATCGCTTTAATGATTTGAGGTTGCTCAAAAAAGTAACCTTGAAAAAACTCATAGCCTGAATGCTTGGCGACTCTATATTGCTCTTGTGTTTCCACTTTTTCCGCAAGCAATTTAATATGGGGGAAATTTTCCTTTACCATATTTTCAATTTCCATTCTTTCAACTAAAGAAGATATTAAAAAATCCACTTTAATTAAATCAATATGCGGGAAAAGCTTATCATATATTGGTGCATTTTCTTTTAAAATAAAATCATCTAACGCTATTTTAAACCCATGCGACTTCAGCTCAATGACACGCTTAACTAGATTTGGTGTTAGTGGTACATCTTCTAAAATCTCGATTACTACTTGTGAAGGATCTAAAAATTCATCGATGGAACTCATAAGCAAGTTTTCCGTAAAATTAACAAAACAAGGCTTACCTTTCGTCACCTCATCAATACCAATTGATAAAAATGAGTTCACTAACACATCCACTGTTGCAGCATCTGAATCGACATCAGGAAATGAATTTACATTTTTGTTTCGATATAACAACTCATATGCAACGACCTGTTCGTGAAGATTAAAGATTGGCTGTCTTCCGATGAATACTTCCATTTCGTTGCCCCCAATTCACCATTTTCTAGTAATTATTATAGCACTTTTCATTACCTTACGCTTATTTTTTCAACACTATAATAAATTTTTCTTATCGATAAACTAGCATTTACCTATAAAATTGGAATTTTATTACTTAAAAAGATAAAGCAGTACTAATTTATGCATTTATATTAAAAATTTGCTTTCACTTTTCACTTGCATACCACTACTATTTTGCATTGTTATAGTAAATTTTTAAGATAATGTATTTTTTTATATTGGTTCTAAGAAGATGCACCCTTTATGTAACTAACTTCATTTTTCCTCCTGCTATGGAATATAACAAAAAGCCCTACCATCCAAAATAGTGGTAGGGCTAGCCGGTGTAAATAATGCTTCACATAAATTTCTTTTAGTGTCAGCTCGCAATTGTTATCTGAGGCATCTTTTTATTTTCCACCAAATTTAGATTTAAGAGCACCAATAACAGCCGGTACGACTGAGATAACTATGATTAAAATAAGAACTACCGAGAAGTTATCTTTAATAATTGGAATATTCCCAAAGAAATACCCAAGGAGTGTACAGCTGAATACCCATAAAACAGCTCCTACAATGTTGTACAGTAAAAAGTAGCTATAATGCATCTTACTTGCCCCTGCAACAAACGGAATAAACGTACGAATGAAAGGCATGAAACGAGCAATTACAATTGTTTTGCCACCATGCGTGTTAAAAAATTTCTCCGCTGCTTCCATACGTTCTTTTTTAACGATACGGCCTAAAAAACTTTTCGGAGGAATTGATGTCCCAACTTTATGACCGATATGGTAATTCATTGTATCGCCTAAAATTGCTGCTGCCAAAAATACAGGAATTAGTATCCATAAGTCAAAGGCGCCCATTGCGGCTGTTAATGTTCCACTGGCGAAAAGTAATGAGTCACCCGGTAAAAATGGGAAAATGACAACACCTGTTTCAACAAAGACAATGGCAAATAAAATAAGATAACTCCAATTACCAAAATCACGAATGATTTCTTCCAAATGCACATCAATATGCATTATAAAACTTATTAACTCTTGAATGAGTCCTATCATTGGTTTTGTATGCTCTCTTTCAATTTAATTTTTCTTAATAGCTTGGACGTTGTTGCGCACAAAAGGGTTCCAAAACAATACAACAAAGTATACAAGTTACTACTCCCCTACTATATGACAAGCCCTTTTAAAGTATGTAGAAGTATTACACATGACTGATTTTATCACTACGGCTCTATGCACTCAACTTATTTCGCCGTAAGTGCCAGACACCCAAACAATTCTGACAATTCAAAATGGTAGCTGTTCCAAAACCAACAAGCCCACCACAAACTTTCTGTGGTGGGCCTGACTTATCAATTCGTTTATACTTTTTCTTTTAAAGTACGACGCAAAATTTTACCTGTTGTATTTTTCGGTAGCTCATCCAATATTTCTACAACTTTTGGTACTTTATATTTCACCATATGCTTTGCACAATATGCCAAAATATCATCTGTTGTCGTTGCCGCTACTTCTTTGAGTACTATATACGCATGTACTGCTTCACCAAAATTAGGGTCTGGATAGCCAACAACTGCCGCCTCTACGATATTATCATGTGCAAACAATACTTCCTCTACTTCTCTCGGATAGACATTATAACCGCCAACAATAATCATATCCTTTTTACGATCGACGATATAGAAATAACCTTCGTCATCCACTTTTGCAAGATCCCCTGTATAAAGCCAACCATCACGAATGGCCATCGCCGTTTCTTCAGGCATTTTATAATAGCCTTTCATGACATTTGGACCACGAACGACTAACTCACCAACTTCACCGACAGGAACATCTATGCCATTAACATCGACCACTCTATTTTCAACGTTATTAATAGATGTACCGATAGAGCCAGCTTTTCGTTCACGGTCTAATGGATTAAAACATGTAACTGGTGAAGCTTCTGATAAGCCATAGCCCTCTGATACACGTACATTAAATTTCTTCTCGAAATTATGTAATAGTGCAACAGGTAATGATGCGCCTCCTGAAATGGCTAAACGAATGGTTGAAAAATCTTCCGGCTTGCCTTCTGGTAATAAATACAAAAAGTTATACATCGTAGGCACACCCGCAAAGACAGTTGCCTGTTGCTCTCTGGCCAATGTGAAAATTTCACTTGGGCTAAAGCGAGGTGTAAGCAAAACGGTTGCTCCACTAATTAATGGTGCATTGACTACAACTGTTAATGCAAACACATGGAAAACTGGTAATGTTGCAATAATCCGATCATCTGCTCGATACCCTAAATACGTTGAGACATCACGTGCATTTGAATAAACATTTCCGTGAGTCAGCATGGCTCCTTTTGGATTGCCTGTTGTTCCCGAAGTGTATAATATAATGGCCGTGTCATCTGGTGCTA
This DNA window, taken from Lysinibacillus sp. FSL M8-0337, encodes the following:
- a CDS encoding VTT domain-containing protein, whose product is MIGLIQELISFIMHIDVHLEEIIRDFGNWSYLILFAIVFVETGVVIFPFLPGDSLLFASGTLTAAMGAFDLWILIPVFLAAAILGDTMNYHIGHKVGTSIPPKSFLGRIVKKERMEAAEKFFNTHGGKTIVIARFMPFIRTFIPFVAGASKMHYSYFLLYNIVGAVLWVFSCTLLGYFFGNIPIIKDNFSVVLILIIVISVVPAVIGALKSKFGGK
- a CDS encoding fatty acid--CoA ligase family protein, with the protein product MNLVSCVRQQAVEQPEKIAYHFMGKDTSYGEFEHTVGRFAQGLQDLGVQKGDHVAFLLGNTPHYLIALYATLRLGATAIPVNPIYTPDEISYILRNGDVKAVIALDALLPLVEVGVQAFPEVVTFVVCETTADVAEKIAALSEAAKAKTHLFSHIIASASGSLEPADVAPDDTAIILYTSGTTGNPKGAMLTHGNVYSNARDVSTYLGYRADDRIIATLPVFHVFALTVVVNAPLISGATVLLTPRFSPSEIFTLAREQQATVFAGVPTMYNFLYLLPEGKPEDFSTIRLAISGGASLPVALLHNFEKKFNVRVSEGYGLSEASPVTCFNPLDRERKAGSIGTSINNVENRVVDVNGIDVPVGEVGELVVRGPNVMKGYYKMPEETAMAIRDGWLYTGDLAKVDDEGYFYIVDRKKDMIIVGGYNVYPREVEEVLFAHDNIVEAAVVGYPDPNFGEAVHAYIVLKEVAATTTDDILAYCAKHMVKYKVPKVVEILDELPKNTTGKILRRTLKEKV